The Clostridium chauvoei genome has a window encoding:
- the dnaA gene encoding chromosomal replication initiator protein DnaA yields the protein MDTELKSLWEKTLNIIKGEMSEVSFNTWIKSCEPISMSSHEIKISVPNSFTQDILEKRYKDLVVNSIEAACSKLYKVEFLIESDLQEAEEEVEVKKANVKNTSSVTVNDEMSCTLNPKYTFDSFVIGNSNRFAHAASLAVAESPAKAYNPLFIYGGVGLGKTHLMHAIGHYIQQNNSNAKVAYVSSEKFTNELINAIKDDKNEEFRTRYRNVDVLLIDDIQFIAGKERTQEEFFHTFNALHDANKQIILSSDRPPKEIPTLEDRLRSRFEWGLIADIQAPDFETRMAILKKKADVEKLNVANEVMVYIATKIKSNIRELEGALIRIVAYSSLTNRDITVDLATEALKDIISNKQNKNITIDVIQDVVSGYFNLRVEDLKSQRRTRNVSYPRQIAMYLSRKLTDMSLPKIGEEFGGRDHTTVIHAYEKISDSLNTDESLQHTVNDITKKLTQN from the coding sequence ATGGATACTGAGCTAAAATCATTATGGGAAAAAACATTAAATATTATAAAAGGTGAAATGAGTGAAGTTAGTTTTAATACTTGGATCAAAAGTTGCGAACCAATTTCTATGTCTTCCCACGAAATAAAAATCAGTGTTCCTAATTCTTTTACCCAAGATATTTTAGAGAAAAGATATAAAGATTTAGTTGTAAACTCTATTGAAGCTGCTTGCTCTAAATTATATAAGGTAGAATTTTTAATAGAATCTGATCTTCAAGAAGCTGAAGAAGAAGTTGAAGTAAAAAAAGCAAATGTAAAAAATACATCATCTGTTACTGTAAATGATGAAATGTCTTGTACATTAAATCCAAAGTATACTTTTGATTCATTTGTAATCGGTAATAGTAATAGATTTGCTCATGCCGCGTCATTAGCAGTTGCTGAATCTCCAGCTAAAGCATATAATCCGCTTTTTATTTATGGAGGAGTTGGTCTTGGTAAGACTCACTTAATGCATGCGATAGGTCATTATATACAACAGAATAATTCAAATGCTAAAGTTGCATACGTATCATCTGAAAAATTTACAAATGAACTTATCAATGCAATTAAAGATGATAAAAATGAAGAATTTAGAACAAGATACAGAAATGTTGACGTTCTTTTAATAGATGATATTCAATTTATTGCTGGAAAAGAAAGAACTCAAGAAGAATTTTTCCATACTTTTAATGCTCTTCATGATGCAAATAAGCAAATTATTCTATCATCAGATAGACCACCAAAAGAAATTCCAACTTTAGAAGATAGACTTAGATCTAGATTCGAATGGGGTCTTATTGCTGATATTCAAGCTCCAGACTTTGAAACAAGAATGGCTATTTTAAAGAAAAAAGCTGATGTAGAAAAGCTTAATGTTGCAAATGAAGTTATGGTTTATATAGCGACAAAAATTAAATCAAATATCAGAGAATTAGAAGGTGCTTTAATAAGAATAGTAGCTTACTCTTCTTTAACTAATAGGGATATTACAGTAGATTTAGCTACTGAAGCGTTAAAAGACATTATTTCAAATAAACAAAATAAAAATATTACAATAGATGTAATTCAAGATGTAGTTTCTGGATACTTTAATCTAAGAGTAGAAGATTTAAAGTCTCAAAGAAGAACTAGGAATGTATCGTATCCTAGACAAATAGCTATGTACTTAAGTAGAAAACTTACAGATATGTCTTTACCTAAAATTGGTGAAGAATTTGGGGGTAGAGATCATACTACTGTAATTCATGCTTACGAAAAGATTTCTGATAGTTTAAATACAGATGAAAGTCTACAACATACAGTAAATGATATAACAAAGAAACTCACTCAAAATTAA
- the dnaN gene encoding DNA polymerase III subunit beta yields MIFICEKQKLQEAISIATKAITGKTTMPILEGIYICATKHGLTLIGSDMDVSIETKLIADVLEEGKIVIDAKIFSEIIRKLPNSEVKIETLENNIIQITCEKSVFNLVYMNGEDYPSLPSINENLTVEVPQNILKNMIKGTAFAIAQDETRPILQGILFEVKNKTLNLVALDGYRLAVKSEFLDNDNEIEVVIPGKTLNEVSKILEDISDIVKITFTNNHILFNLNDTKVISRLLDGKFVNYESLLPQEYKILVNVNKQKLQNCIERASLMAKDGNSNLIKLDVQEDTLIITSNSQLGKVREEVSINLQGEDIQIAFNSRYLLDVLKTMEDDEVVMQMTSSVSPCVIKGKNMENAKYLVLPVRLIR; encoded by the coding sequence ATGATTTTTATATGTGAAAAACAAAAATTACAAGAAGCTATTTCTATAGCAACTAAAGCTATAACTGGAAAAACAACAATGCCTATCTTAGAAGGTATATATATATGTGCAACTAAACATGGTTTAACTTTAATTGGTTCAGATATGGACGTATCTATAGAAACTAAATTAATAGCAGATGTTTTAGAAGAAGGTAAAATCGTTATTGATGCTAAGATTTTTAGTGAAATAATAAGAAAGTTACCAAATTCAGAAGTAAAAATAGAAACATTAGAAAATAATATAATACAAATAACTTGTGAGAAGTCAGTATTTAACTTAGTTTATATGAATGGAGAAGACTATCCATCTTTACCAAGTATAAATGAAAATTTAACAGTTGAAGTTCCACAAAACATATTAAAAAATATGATAAAAGGAACTGCTTTTGCTATAGCTCAAGATGAAACTAGACCAATTCTTCAAGGTATTCTTTTTGAAGTTAAAAACAAAACTCTTAATTTAGTTGCATTAGATGGATATAGATTAGCTGTTAAAAGTGAATTTTTAGATAATGATAACGAAATAGAAGTTGTTATACCTGGAAAAACATTAAATGAAGTTTCAAAAATACTAGAAGATATATCAGATATAGTTAAAATAACATTTACGAACAATCATATTTTATTTAATTTGAATGATACAAAAGTTATTTCTAGATTATTAGATGGAAAATTTGTTAACTATGAATCACTTTTACCTCAAGAATATAAAATACTTGTAAATGTTAATAAACAAAAATTACAAAATTGTATTGAAAGAGCATCTCTTATGGCTAAGGACGGAAATAGTAATTTAATAAAATTAGATGTTCAAGAGGATACGTTAATTATCACATCTAATTCTCAATTGGGAAAAGTAAGGGAAGAAGTTTCGATAAATCTGCAAGGTGAAGATATTCAAATTGCATTTAATTCAAGATATTTATTAGATGTTCTTAAAACTATGGAAGATGATGAAGTAGTTATGCAAATGACTTCAAGTGTAAGTCCTTGTGTTATAAAAGGAAAAAATATGGAAAATGCTAAATACTTAGTTTTACCTGTAAGATTAATAAGATAG
- the yaaA gene encoding S4 domain-containing protein YaaA, with protein sequence MQEIKINTEFIKLDSFLKWCGVASLGSEAKIYVLEEMVKVNGEVCTQRGKKIRPGDIVEFEGAEYKVI encoded by the coding sequence ATGCAAGAAATAAAAATAAATACTGAGTTTATAAAATTAGATTCATTTTTAAAATGGTGTGGAGTTGCTTCTTTAGGATCAGAAGCTAAAATTTATGTTCTAGAAGAAATGGTTAAAGTAAATGGTGAAGTTTGTACCCAAAGAGGAAAAAAAATTAGACCTGGAGATATAGTAGAATTTGAAGGAGCAGAATATAAGGTTATATAG
- the recF gene encoding DNA replication/repair protein RecF (All proteins in this family for which functions are known are DNA-binding proteins that assist the filamentation of RecA onto DNA for the initiation of recombination or recombinational repair.), translating to MYIKRLQMLNYRNYKALDIDLGKYVNVFMGDNAQGKTNILEAMYYCAFAKSHRTSRDRELLNWDSSNAYVSLTVGKDRLDKKIDITILKDGKKAIRINKVKVTKIGELFGNFNVVMFSPEDLKIIKDSPGIRRKFMDMELCQLNSKYYYNLVQYNKVLNERNIILKNKRIDEEILDIYDIQLANYGHNIIIERLKYIEKLNLYGKSIHKDISSGKEDIEFKYITLIKNLENVKADFYELLKKNRKKDIERRITSVGPHRDDFSTLINGVDTKSFGSQGQQRSAVLTIKFASLKIIKELTSEYPVLLLDDVLSELDFSRKRYILKTIGEIQTVITCTGIEDLTDYLDENSKVFKVKNGEILN from the coding sequence ATGTATATTAAAAGACTACAAATGTTGAATTATAGAAACTATAAAGCACTAGATATTGATCTTGGAAAATATGTAAATGTATTTATGGGTGACAATGCTCAAGGAAAAACTAATATACTAGAAGCTATGTATTATTGTGCATTTGCCAAATCACATAGAACTTCTAGGGATAGAGAACTTTTAAATTGGGATAGCTCGAATGCATATGTAAGTCTTACTGTAGGTAAAGATAGATTAGATAAAAAAATAGATATAACTATTTTAAAAGACGGTAAGAAGGCAATAAGAATAAATAAAGTTAAAGTTACAAAAATAGGAGAACTATTTGGAAACTTTAATGTAGTTATGTTTTCACCAGAGGATTTAAAAATAATAAAAGATTCGCCAGGAATAAGGCGAAAATTTATGGATATGGAATTATGCCAATTAAATTCAAAATATTATTATAATCTAGTTCAATATAATAAGGTTTTAAATGAACGGAATATAATTTTAAAAAATAAAAGAATAGATGAAGAAATATTAGATATTTATGATATACAATTGGCAAATTATGGTCATAATATAATAATAGAACGACTTAAGTATATAGAGAAATTAAATCTTTACGGAAAAAGTATACATAAGGATATATCCTCTGGTAAGGAAGACATTGAGTTTAAATATATAACTTTAATAAAAAATTTAGAGAACGTAAAAGCTGATTTCTATGAACTATTAAAGAAAAACAGAAAAAAGGACATAGAAAGAAGAATAACTAGCGTTGGACCGCATAGAGATGATTTTTCAACTCTTATAAATGGTGTAGATACAAAGAGTTTTGGATCTCAAGGACAGCAAAGGTCAGCTGTGTTAACAATAAAATTTGCATCTTTAAAAATAATAAAAGAGTTAACTTCAGAATACCCTGTTCTTTTACTAGATGATGTATTATCTGAATTAGATTTTAGTAGGAAAAGATATATTCTTAAGACTATTGGCGAAATTCAAACTGTAATAACTTGTACAGGGATAGAGGATTTAACAGATTATTTAGATGAAAATTCTAAGGTTTTTAAAGTTAAAAATGGAGAAATCCTAAACTAG
- the remB gene encoding extracellular matrix regulator RemB, producing MFLHLGENVVVPIKDVIGIFDLQTTMYSSDTSAFLRMAEEDGFVEKISKEKPKSFVIAEVNKMSKIYLSPISSSTLTKRTNIDYNP from the coding sequence ATGTTTTTACATTTAGGAGAAAATGTAGTAGTTCCTATTAAAGACGTAATAGGGATTTTTGATTTACAAACGACTATGTATAGCTCTGATACAAGTGCATTCTTAAGAATGGCAGAAGAAGATGGATTTGTAGAGAAGATATCTAAAGAGAAACCAAAGTCTTTTGTTATAGCGGAAGTGAATAAAATGAGCAAGATATATTTATCACCAATATCATCTTCAACTTTAACCAAAAGAACAAATATAGATTATAATCCATAA
- the gyrB gene encoding DNA topoisomerase (ATP-hydrolyzing) subunit B — MLEQNKQNYDESQIQVLEGLEAVRKRPGMYIGSTSSRGLHHLVYEIVDNSIDEALAGFCKNIEVTINEDNSITVIDDGRGMPTGIHPKMGKSTVEVIMTVLHAGGKFGGGGYKVSGGLHGVGASVVNALSEWCEVTVKREGAIWQQKYSRGNVLSELSKIGESDEHGTQVKFKPDLEIFEETEYDFDILSNRLRELAFLNKGISITLKDKREDEERVENYLYEGGIKEFVLYLNRNKEVLHPEPIYVEGEKDGIIAEISLQYNDGYSENLYSFANNIDTIEGGTHLAGFKTALTRVINDYAKKFGHIKENDKNLSGDDIREGLTAVVSIKISEPQFEGQTKTKLGNSEVRGIVDSILAEGASVFLEENPNVGKIIIEKALMAARARDAARKARELTRKSVLERSSLPGKLADCSSKDPMECEIYIVEGDSAGGSAKQGRDRKFQAILPLKGKIMNVEKQRLDKILNSDSIRSMVTAFGAGIGKDFDLEKIRYNRIIIMTDADVDGAHIRTLLLTFFYRYMRELLEQGHVYIAQPPLYQVKKNKKEYYAYSDQELEKLLIEVGGKDNSTNIQRYKGLGEMNATQLWETTMDPERRVLLKATIEDAIAADEIFTILMGDKVEPRREFITKNAKKVSNLDI, encoded by the coding sequence ATGTTGGAACAAAATAAACAAAATTATGATGAAAGTCAGATACAGGTTCTTGAAGGATTAGAAGCAGTTAGAAAAAGACCTGGAATGTATATAGGAAGTACAAGTTCTAGAGGATTACATCACTTAGTTTATGAAATAGTAGATAATAGTATTGATGAAGCACTAGCTGGATTCTGTAAAAATATAGAAGTTACCATAAATGAGGATAACTCTATAACAGTAATAGATGATGGTAGAGGTATGCCTACAGGAATACACCCTAAAATGGGAAAATCAACTGTAGAAGTAATTATGACTGTATTACATGCTGGTGGTAAATTCGGTGGAGGAGGATACAAAGTATCTGGTGGTCTTCATGGGGTTGGTGCATCTGTTGTAAATGCATTATCAGAGTGGTGTGAAGTTACTGTAAAAAGAGAAGGCGCTATATGGCAACAAAAATACTCAAGAGGAAATGTTTTAAGTGAGTTATCTAAAATAGGAGAATCTGATGAACATGGTACACAAGTAAAGTTTAAACCAGATTTAGAAATATTCGAAGAAACGGAATATGATTTTGATATTTTATCAAATAGATTAAGAGAGTTAGCTTTTTTAAATAAAGGAATAAGCATAACACTTAAAGATAAGAGAGAAGATGAAGAAAGAGTAGAAAATTATCTTTATGAAGGTGGAATAAAAGAATTTGTTTTATATCTTAATAGGAATAAAGAAGTTCTTCATCCAGAACCAATCTATGTTGAAGGTGAAAAAGATGGAATTATAGCGGAAATATCACTTCAATATAACGATGGATATAGTGAAAATTTATATTCATTTGCTAATAACATAGACACAATAGAAGGTGGGACTCACTTAGCTGGTTTTAAAACTGCTTTAACAAGAGTAATAAATGATTATGCTAAGAAGTTTGGTCATATAAAAGAAAATGATAAAAACCTTTCAGGAGATGATATTAGAGAAGGGTTGACTGCAGTTGTATCTATAAAGATATCAGAACCACAATTTGAAGGTCAAACAAAAACAAAGTTAGGTAATTCAGAAGTAAGAGGTATTGTTGATTCTATATTAGCAGAGGGAGCTTCAGTATTCTTAGAAGAGAATCCTAACGTTGGTAAGATTATAATAGAAAAGGCTTTAATGGCAGCTAGAGCTAGAGATGCAGCAAGAAAAGCAAGAGAATTAACAAGAAAATCAGTATTAGAACGTTCATCATTACCTGGGAAATTAGCAGATTGTTCATCTAAAGATCCTATGGAATGTGAAATTTATATAGTCGAAGGGGATTCAGCGGGTGGTTCAGCTAAGCAAGGAAGAGATAGAAAATTCCAAGCTATTTTACCTCTAAAGGGTAAAATAATGAACGTTGAAAAACAAAGATTAGATAAGATACTTAATTCTGACTCTATAAGATCAATGGTTACAGCTTTTGGAGCTGGAATAGGAAAAGACTTTGATTTAGAAAAGATAAGATACAATAGAATAATAATAATGACAGATGCTGATGTAGATGGAGCTCATATAAGAACATTATTATTAACATTCTTCTATAGATATATGAGAGAGTTATTAGAACAAGGGCACGTTTATATAGCACAACCACCACTTTATCAAGTTAAGAAGAACAAAAAGGAATACTATGCTTATTCTGATCAAGAACTTGAAAAGCTGTTAATTGAAGTTGGAGGTAAGGATAACTCAACTAATATTCAAAGATACAAAGGTCTTGGAGAAATGAATGCTACTCAATTATGGGAAACAACAATGGATCCAGAAAGAAGAGTTTTATTAAAGGCAACAATAGAAGATGCTATAGCAGCAGATGAAATATTCACTATTCTAATGGGTGATAAAGTTGAACCAAGAAGAGAATTTATTACAAAAAATGCTAAGAAAGTAAGCAATTTAGATATTTAG
- the gyrA gene encoding DNA gyrase subunit A encodes MSLNEGKVIPVDINREMKKCYIDYAMSVIVGRALPDVRDGLKPVHRRILYSMQELGLSPEKGYRKCARIVGEVLGKYHPHGDSSVYDALVRMAQDFSMRYMLVDGHGNFGSVDGDNAAAMRYTEAKMNKIAAEMLRDINKDTVNFIPNFDGEEKEPEVLPSRYPNLLVNGSSGIAVGMATNIPPHNLGEVIDGTIMLIDNPETTVLELMTLIKGPDFPTGATIMGKAGIRAAYETGKGRIVVRAKAEIEEENNRHKIVVTEIPYQVNKAKLIENIADLVKDKKIVGISDLRDESDREGMRIVIELKKDANPNVVLNLLYKHTKMQDTFGVIMLALVNNEPQILNLKQVLDNYITFQKEVITRRTTFELNKAEARAHILEGLRIALDNIDEVISIIRSSKTSEIAKNTLIERFDLSDKQATAILEMRLRRLTGLERDKIEEEYAELMKLIDYLNSILASEEKLLSVIKDELLQIKAKYNDERRTSIEKVVNEIDIEDLIQEEEVVVTLTHTGYIKRISADTYSAQRRGGRGIQAMSTKEDDFVEHVNITSTHSDVLFFTNRGRVYKLRAYEIPDAGRTAKGTNIINLIAIEQDERIETVLTVRDDVSDGFLFMGTKQGLVKKTPLSDFKNLRKNGLIAINLRDGDELLKVKVTRGDADIIIATQDGNAIKFNEQDVRPMGRTAAGVKSINLREDDVAVCMDIAVEGEDLLVISENGFGKRTPVSEYKRQKRGGTGLITYKISEKTGKLVGATVCKVEDELMLINTSGVAIRINVLDISVTSRSAMGVTLMRTSEEEQVVAIAKITGGDEEKDVQISMDENNSEVAVETSEAVLDGNKEIDNNLNELIERSEEDN; translated from the coding sequence ATGAGTTTAAACGAGGGAAAAGTTATACCTGTTGATATAAATAGGGAAATGAAAAAGTGTTATATAGATTATGCTATGAGTGTTATAGTTGGTCGTGCATTACCAGATGTTAGAGATGGACTAAAACCTGTTCATAGAAGAATACTTTATTCTATGCAAGAATTAGGATTATCTCCAGAAAAGGGATATAGAAAATGTGCAAGAATAGTAGGGGAAGTTTTAGGTAAATATCATCCACATGGTGATTCATCAGTGTATGATGCACTTGTAAGAATGGCTCAAGATTTTTCAATGAGATATATGTTAGTAGATGGACATGGAAACTTTGGGTCTGTAGATGGTGATAATGCAGCTGCAATGAGATATACAGAAGCAAAGATGAATAAAATTGCGGCTGAGATGCTAAGAGATATAAATAAAGATACTGTTAATTTTATTCCTAACTTTGATGGCGAAGAAAAAGAACCAGAAGTATTACCATCAAGATATCCAAATCTTTTAGTTAATGGATCTTCAGGTATAGCCGTTGGTATGGCTACTAATATACCACCTCATAACTTAGGTGAAGTTATAGATGGTACTATAATGCTTATAGATAATCCAGAAACTACAGTATTAGAATTAATGACTTTAATTAAAGGACCAGATTTCCCAACTGGAGCAACTATAATGGGTAAGGCTGGGATAAGAGCAGCTTATGAAACTGGTAAAGGTAGAATAGTTGTTAGAGCAAAGGCTGAAATAGAAGAAGAAAATAATAGACACAAGATAGTGGTTACTGAAATACCATATCAAGTAAATAAAGCTAAACTTATAGAAAATATAGCTGATTTAGTTAAAGATAAAAAGATAGTTGGAATATCAGATTTAAGAGATGAATCTGATAGAGAAGGTATGAGAATAGTAATAGAGCTTAAAAAAGATGCTAATCCAAATGTAGTATTAAATCTTTTATATAAGCATACTAAAATGCAAGATACTTTCGGTGTTATAATGTTAGCTCTAGTTAACAACGAACCACAAATACTAAATTTAAAGCAAGTATTAGATAACTACATAACATTCCAAAAAGAAGTTATTACAAGAAGAACTACATTCGAGTTAAATAAGGCTGAAGCAAGAGCTCATATCTTAGAAGGGTTAAGAATAGCACTTGATAATATTGATGAAGTAATTAGCATAATTAGAAGTTCAAAAACTTCAGAGATTGCTAAAAATACATTAATAGAGAGATTTGATTTAAGTGATAAGCAAGCTACTGCTATCTTAGAAATGAGACTAAGAAGACTTACTGGTCTTGAAAGAGATAAGATTGAAGAAGAGTATGCGGAACTTATGAAGTTAATAGATTATTTAAACTCAATACTTGCAAGTGAAGAAAAACTTTTAAGTGTAATTAAAGATGAATTATTACAAATAAAGGCTAAATACAATGATGAAAGACGAACTTCAATTGAAAAAGTTGTAAATGAAATAGATATTGAAGATCTTATTCAAGAAGAAGAAGTTGTTGTTACATTAACTCATACAGGATATATAAAGAGAATATCAGCTGATACTTATTCTGCTCAAAGAAGAGGGGGAAGAGGTATTCAAGCTATGTCTACAAAAGAAGATGACTTCGTAGAACATGTTAATATAACTTCAACTCATTCAGATGTATTATTCTTTACAAATAGAGGAAGAGTATACAAGTTAAGAGCATATGAAATTCCTGATGCAGGAAGAACTGCAAAAGGAACTAATATTATAAATCTAATAGCTATAGAACAAGACGAGAGAATTGAGACTGTGTTAACAGTTAGAGATGATGTTAGTGATGGATTCTTATTTATGGGTACAAAACAAGGATTAGTTAAGAAAACTCCATTATCTGATTTCAAAAATCTTAGAAAGAATGGATTAATAGCTATAAATTTAAGAGATGGAGATGAATTACTTAAGGTTAAAGTTACTAGAGGAGATGCAGATATAATAATTGCAACTCAAGATGGTAATGCTATTAAGTTCAATGAGCAAGATGTAAGACCAATGGGTAGAACAGCAGCAGGAGTTAAATCTATAAATCTTAGAGAAGATGATGTAGCTGTGTGTATGGATATAGCTGTAGAAGGTGAAGATCTATTAGTTATAAGTGAAAATGGATTTGGTAAGAGAACACCTGTTAGTGAATATAAGAGACAAAAAAGAGGTGGAACAGGTCTTATAACTTATAAAATAAGTGAAAAGACTGGTAAGTTAGTTGGAGCTACAGTATGTAAGGTTGAAGATGAGTTAATGCTTATAAATACAAGTGGAGTAGCTATAAGAATAAATGTTTTAGATATATCAGTAACAAGTAGGTCTGCTATGGGCGTAACACTTATGAGAACTAGTGAAGAAGAACAGGTTGTAGCTATAGCTAAAATAACAGGTGGCGATGAAGAAAAGGACGTTCAAATTTCAATGGATGAAAATAATAGCGAAGTCGCAGTAGAGACATCAGAAGCTGTTTTAGATGGAAATAAGGAAATTGACAATAATCTTAATGAGCTTATTGAAAGATCTGAAGAAGATAACTAA